A single window of Dermacentor albipictus isolate Rhodes 1998 colony chromosome 1, USDA_Dalb.pri_finalv2, whole genome shotgun sequence DNA harbors:
- the LOC135897768 gene encoding sal-like protein 3 isoform X3 — protein MSRRKQACPSRHIASPASSSLCVGNSHNGSGRGGSSTGGEEESSDDEHVCGRCRAEFPTLDHFLAHKRCCPSVETMGMPGSTPSRLSCSDDDAAGRQSASDVAEVDEEPLAAAAAARLPSTHVALEALQSTKVAVAQFAYGSTGGPAEIAALHEALMALQQQQVVQLHIIQQLQAYVGATPTLPVNLTRAADTTPTPPPPPPPPVPRTEPSPDAPGQTHATPPPPNTAVDLAAKESAAPEPAEPPAEAPLGESISGGALLVAPPAGPPPPDEPNTLELLQRHTEKALQDTMSGGSFLLNGLGSPDPSRLRRKDGRPDEAYLRHRCRFCGKVFGSDSALQIHIRSHTGERPFKCNVCGNRFSTKGNLKVHFQRHRAKYPHVRMNPHPVPEHLDKHFPPLEPPGDRSPTSPSGATSSPPPSLTPALALQTAPLGVLVKPGPPVPRPDDLVGPSCSGTLALRATGTRSISPGTETTNVTTSMGSPPLEDERPLSLKAEPEDDVDDKASDEDRDSGGVSCSADDSMPFTSGGSFMSGSFSALPTTADTAVPLHADPAFYQDLLPKPGSNDNSWETLMEVTRPSETSKLQQLVDNIEHKLSDPNQCVICHRVLSCRSALQMHYRTHTGERPFRCKICGRAFTTKGNLKTHMGVHRVKPPLRVLHKCPVCHKQFTNSLVLQQHVRMHGSESLHPTASFQTSSQRPTPPPKTSSSPPLSSPTSPTPEQKKEEGRSPSPQPLLRPLSPERPPSQLTSLAALENQVKGIKTSLQVPALPFGPFGIGLSSGFGRYDEQSLLLNRTPEAGQRSPAFSPRAGSELSTGDDRSTPGAPSPSGGTSPPVNGGPLDLTPRTLLGRPADNFSGRFFAAPPLGGLPFPGAAPGRPNTTCQICFKTFACNSALEIHYRSHTKERPFKCSVCERGFSTKGNLKQHMLTHKIRDLPATLFAATPTSSASAPSPAPSPGRSMSPADQRHGTSPEENRTKRMEPVAAPPGVPPPPPPQQPRRPPGLPRHVCHVCNKPFSSSSSLQIHMRTHTGDRPFKCSVCGRAFTTKGNLKVHMGTHMWNNGSSRRGRRMSIELPSLLSGPKADFAPPPPPPHELFYPYLGPAYLNGMLGPKANEISVIQGASTEPRPGDEAEPHNGAWAWKMACNLCAKICGSSLELEAHLKAHHRKELEVQSPDNVAV, from the coding sequence GTTCGGGCCGAGGCGGGAGCAGCACTGGCGGCGAGGAAGAAAGCAGCGACGACGAGCACGTGTGCGGCCGCTGCCGCGCCGAGTTCCCCACTCTAGACCATTTCTTGGCCCACAAGCGGTGCTGCCCAAGCGTCGAGACGATGGGGATGCCGGGCAGTACGCCGAGTCGGCTATCGTGCAGCGATGACGATGCGGCTGGCCGCCAGTCAGCGTCGGACGTGGCCGAGGTGGACGAGGAACCCTTGGCGGCGGCTGCAGCTGCACGACTACCCTCGACACATGTGGCGCTGGAGGCTTTGCAGAGTACCAAGGTGGCCGTGGCGCAATTCGCCTACGGCAGCACCGGAGGCCCCGCTGAGATAGCTGCGCTACACGAGGCACTGATGGCACTGCAGCAACAGCAAGTCGTGCAGCTGCACATCATTCAGCAGCTCCAGGCATACGTGGGTGCCACCCCTACGCTTCCCGTGAACCTGACCAGGGCGGCGGACACTACACCGactccgccgccaccgccgccgccgccggtgccCCGGACGGAGCCCAGCCCCGATGCCCCGGGACAGACACACGCGACCCCGCCGCCGCCGAACACCGCGGTAGACCTGGCCGCCAAAGAGAGTGCGGCACCCGAACCGGCCGAGCCGCCTGCGGAGGCGCCTCTTGGGGAGTCCATCTCCGGCGGTGCCCTGCTGGTTGCGCCGCCCGCCGGACCGCCGCCACCGGATGAGCCCAACACGCTCGAGCTTCTGCAGCGACACACTGAGAAGGCGCTGCAGGACACCATGAGCGGCGGCTCGTTCCTGCTCAACGGTCTCGGCTCCCCGGACCCGAGTCGCTTGCGTAGGAAGGACGGCCGGCCCGACGAGGCTTACTTGCGCCATCGGTGTCgcttctgcggcaaggtgttcGGCAGCGACAGCGCGCTGCAAATCCACATCCGCTCCCATACCGGGGAAAGACCCTTCAAGTGCAACGTCTGCGGGAACAGGTTTTCAACGAAGGGCAACCTGAAGGTGCACTTTCAAAGACACCGTGCAAAGTACCCACACGTGCGAATGAACCCGCATCCTGTTCCGGAGCACTTGGACAAGCATTTCCCGCCGTTGGAGCCTCCCGGGGATCGCAGCCCGACATCGCCGTCCGGCGCCACGTCGTCACCGCCACCGTCGCTAACGCCCGCACTGGCGCTACAGACAGCTCCTTTGGGCGTCTTGGTCAAACCAGGGCCGCCAGTGCCACGACCTGATGACCTTGTCGGGCCCAGTTGCAGTGGGACGCTGGCGTTACGAGCCACGGGCACCAGAAGCATATCTCCTGGAACTGAAACAACCAATGTGACTACATCAATGGGCTCTCCGCCGCTTGAAGATGAACGCCCTTTGAGCCTTAAAGCTGAGCCAGAGGATGACGTAGATGACAAGGCGTCGGACGAAGACCGGGACTCCGGCGGCGTCAGCTGTTCCGCTGATGACTCCATGCCGTTCACGTCAGGCGGATCATTCATGAGCGGCTCCTTCTCGGCGCTTCCGACGACCGCGGACACAGCAGTGCCACTCCATGCGGATCCCGCGTTCTACCAAGACTTGCTGCCGAAGCCTGGAAGTAACGACAACTCGTGGGAAACTCTCATGGAGGTGACGAGGCCGTCTGAGACATCCAAGCTGCAGCAACTGGTCGACAACATTGAGCACAAGCTGAGTGACCCGAACCAATGCGTGATCTGTCATCGTGTGCTCAGTTGCCGCAGTGCTCTGCAGATGCACTACAGGACACACACCGGTGAACGGCCGTTCCGTTGCAAAATATGCGGTCGTGCGTTCACCACGAAAGGAAATCTTAAGACACACATGGGAGTTCATAGAGTCAAACCACCACTACGTGTACTTCACAAGTGCCCCGTCTGTCACAAACAGTTCACTAATTCCCTCGTTCTCCAACAGCATGTCCGTATGCATGGTTCTGAAAGCTTACATCCGACGGCGAGTTTTCAAACAAGCTCACAGAGGCCAACGCCACCACCAAAGACTTCTTCTTCACCTCCACTGAGCTCTCCAACTTCACCAACGcctgaacaaaagaaagaagaggggCGGTCACCCTCTCCGCAGCCTCTGTTGCGGCCTCTGAGTCCTGAGCGCCCACCATCTCAACTTACTTCATTAGCTGCCCTCGAAAATCAGGTCAAGGGCATAAAGACATCGCTGCAAGTGCCAGCATTGCCTTTTGGCCCCTTCGGCATCGGTCTTTCGTCTGGTTTCGGGCGTTACGATGAACAGTCACTTCTCTTAAATCGAACGCCAGAAGCTGGACAGCGGTCTCCGGCGTTTTCTCCGCGAGCTGGATCTGAACTGTCAACTGGTGACGATAGATCGACTCCAGGGGCGCCTTCGCCGTCTGGTGGAACTTCACCGCCCGTGAACGGCGGGCCGCTAGATTTAACGCCGCGGACTTTGCTGGGTCGGCCAGCCGACAATTTTTCCGGCCGATTCTTCGCCGCGCCGCCGCTGGGAGGGCTGCCGTTTCCGGGAGCAGCGCCCGGCCGCCCGAACACAACATGCCAGATATGCTTCAAGACGTTTGCCTGCAACAGTGCTCTCGAGATCCACTATCGGAGCCACACCAAAGAGCGACCGTTCAAATGCAGCGTCTGCGAGCGGGGCTTCTCCACCAAGGGAAACCTCAAGCAGCACATGCTGACGCACAAGATCAGAGACTTGCCGGCCACCTTGTTCGCTGCCACCCCTACCTCGAGTGCGAGCGCACCGAGTCCGGCACCGAGCCCCGGGCGCTCTATGAGCCCTGCCGATCAGCGACACGGCACCAGTCCCGAGGAGAATCGGACCAAAAGGATGGAGCCGGTGGCCGCTCCGCCGGgcgtgccgccgccgccgccgccgcagcagccCCGACGGCCTCCCGGGCTGCCCAGGCACGTGTGCCACGTGTGCAACAAGCCCTTCTCGAGCTCTAGTTCTCTCCAGATCCACATGCGCACACATACTGGTGACCGGCCCTTCAAGTGCTCTGTGTGCGGCCGCGCTTTCACCACCAAGGGCAACCTCAAAGTGCACATGGGCACGCACATGTGGAACAACGGCAGTTCGCGCCGCGGCCGCCGCATGTCCATTGAGCTCCCGTCGCTGCTGAGTGGTCCCAAGGCCGActtcgcgccgccgccgccgccaccccaCGAGCTCTTTTACCCTTATCTTGGGCCGGCCTACCTTAATGGCATGCTGGGACCGAAGGCGAACGAGATCTCCGTCATCCAGGGCGCCAGCACCGAGCCCCGACCGGGAGACGAGGCCGAGCCGCACAACGGCGCCTGGGCCTGGAAGATGGCCTGCAACTTGTGCGCCAAGATTTGCGGTTCATCGCTCGAGCTCGAGGCTCACCTCAAGGCGCACCACCGCAAGGAACTGGAGGTCCAGTCGCCTGACAACGTGGCCGTCTGA
- the LOC135897768 gene encoding sal-like protein 3 isoform X1, with translation MQYGTDASILCTVSLSLPFRAIVFSYFAWGDSLQFLHVMRAVPTAQDALHAVGSGRGGSSTGGEEESSDDEHVCGRCRAEFPTLDHFLAHKRCCPSVETMGMPGSTPSRLSCSDDDAAGRQSASDVAEVDEEPLAAAAAARLPSTHVALEALQSTKVAVAQFAYGSTGGPAEIAALHEALMALQQQQVVQLHIIQQLQAYVGATPTLPVNLTRAADTTPTPPPPPPPPVPRTEPSPDAPGQTHATPPPPNTAVDLAAKESAAPEPAEPPAEAPLGESISGGALLVAPPAGPPPPDEPNTLELLQRHTEKALQDTMSGGSFLLNGLGSPDPSRLRRKDGRPDEAYLRHRCRFCGKVFGSDSALQIHIRSHTGERPFKCNVCGNRFSTKGNLKVHFQRHRAKYPHVRMNPHPVPEHLDKHFPPLEPPGDRSPTSPSGATSSPPPSLTPALALQTAPLGVLVKPGPPVPRPDDLVGPSCSGTLALRATGTRSISPGTETTNVTTSMGSPPLEDERPLSLKAEPEDDVDDKASDEDRDSGGVSCSADDSMPFTSGGSFMSGSFSALPTTADTAVPLHADPAFYQDLLPKPGSNDNSWETLMEVTRPSETSKLQQLVDNIEHKLSDPNQCVICHRVLSCRSALQMHYRTHTGERPFRCKICGRAFTTKGNLKTHMGVHRVKPPLRVLHKCPVCHKQFTNSLVLQQHVRMHGSESLHPTASFQTSSQRPTPPPKTSSSPPLSSPTSPTPEQKKEEGRSPSPQPLLRPLSPERPPSQLTSLAALENQVKGIKTSLQVPALPFGPFGIGLSSGFGRYDEQSLLLNRTPEAGQRSPAFSPRAGSELSTGDDRSTPGAPSPSGGTSPPVNGGPLDLTPRTLLGRPADNFSGRFFAAPPLGGLPFPGAAPGRPNTTCQICFKTFACNSALEIHYRSHTKERPFKCSVCERGFSTKGNLKQHMLTHKIRDLPATLFAATPTSSASAPSPAPSPGRSMSPADQRHGTSPEENRTKRMEPVAAPPGVPPPPPPQQPRRPPGLPRHVCHVCNKPFSSSSSLQIHMRTHTGDRPFKCSVCGRAFTTKGNLKVHMGTHMWNNGSSRRGRRMSIELPSLLSGPKADFAPPPPPPHELFYPYLGPAYLNGMLGPKANEISVIQGASTEPRPGDEAEPHNGAWAWKMACNLCAKICGSSLELEAHLKAHHRKELEVQSPDNVAV, from the coding sequence GTTCGGGCCGAGGCGGGAGCAGCACTGGCGGCGAGGAAGAAAGCAGCGACGACGAGCACGTGTGCGGCCGCTGCCGCGCCGAGTTCCCCACTCTAGACCATTTCTTGGCCCACAAGCGGTGCTGCCCAAGCGTCGAGACGATGGGGATGCCGGGCAGTACGCCGAGTCGGCTATCGTGCAGCGATGACGATGCGGCTGGCCGCCAGTCAGCGTCGGACGTGGCCGAGGTGGACGAGGAACCCTTGGCGGCGGCTGCAGCTGCACGACTACCCTCGACACATGTGGCGCTGGAGGCTTTGCAGAGTACCAAGGTGGCCGTGGCGCAATTCGCCTACGGCAGCACCGGAGGCCCCGCTGAGATAGCTGCGCTACACGAGGCACTGATGGCACTGCAGCAACAGCAAGTCGTGCAGCTGCACATCATTCAGCAGCTCCAGGCATACGTGGGTGCCACCCCTACGCTTCCCGTGAACCTGACCAGGGCGGCGGACACTACACCGactccgccgccaccgccgccgccgccggtgccCCGGACGGAGCCCAGCCCCGATGCCCCGGGACAGACACACGCGACCCCGCCGCCGCCGAACACCGCGGTAGACCTGGCCGCCAAAGAGAGTGCGGCACCCGAACCGGCCGAGCCGCCTGCGGAGGCGCCTCTTGGGGAGTCCATCTCCGGCGGTGCCCTGCTGGTTGCGCCGCCCGCCGGACCGCCGCCACCGGATGAGCCCAACACGCTCGAGCTTCTGCAGCGACACACTGAGAAGGCGCTGCAGGACACCATGAGCGGCGGCTCGTTCCTGCTCAACGGTCTCGGCTCCCCGGACCCGAGTCGCTTGCGTAGGAAGGACGGCCGGCCCGACGAGGCTTACTTGCGCCATCGGTGTCgcttctgcggcaaggtgttcGGCAGCGACAGCGCGCTGCAAATCCACATCCGCTCCCATACCGGGGAAAGACCCTTCAAGTGCAACGTCTGCGGGAACAGGTTTTCAACGAAGGGCAACCTGAAGGTGCACTTTCAAAGACACCGTGCAAAGTACCCACACGTGCGAATGAACCCGCATCCTGTTCCGGAGCACTTGGACAAGCATTTCCCGCCGTTGGAGCCTCCCGGGGATCGCAGCCCGACATCGCCGTCCGGCGCCACGTCGTCACCGCCACCGTCGCTAACGCCCGCACTGGCGCTACAGACAGCTCCTTTGGGCGTCTTGGTCAAACCAGGGCCGCCAGTGCCACGACCTGATGACCTTGTCGGGCCCAGTTGCAGTGGGACGCTGGCGTTACGAGCCACGGGCACCAGAAGCATATCTCCTGGAACTGAAACAACCAATGTGACTACATCAATGGGCTCTCCGCCGCTTGAAGATGAACGCCCTTTGAGCCTTAAAGCTGAGCCAGAGGATGACGTAGATGACAAGGCGTCGGACGAAGACCGGGACTCCGGCGGCGTCAGCTGTTCCGCTGATGACTCCATGCCGTTCACGTCAGGCGGATCATTCATGAGCGGCTCCTTCTCGGCGCTTCCGACGACCGCGGACACAGCAGTGCCACTCCATGCGGATCCCGCGTTCTACCAAGACTTGCTGCCGAAGCCTGGAAGTAACGACAACTCGTGGGAAACTCTCATGGAGGTGACGAGGCCGTCTGAGACATCCAAGCTGCAGCAACTGGTCGACAACATTGAGCACAAGCTGAGTGACCCGAACCAATGCGTGATCTGTCATCGTGTGCTCAGTTGCCGCAGTGCTCTGCAGATGCACTACAGGACACACACCGGTGAACGGCCGTTCCGTTGCAAAATATGCGGTCGTGCGTTCACCACGAAAGGAAATCTTAAGACACACATGGGAGTTCATAGAGTCAAACCACCACTACGTGTACTTCACAAGTGCCCCGTCTGTCACAAACAGTTCACTAATTCCCTCGTTCTCCAACAGCATGTCCGTATGCATGGTTCTGAAAGCTTACATCCGACGGCGAGTTTTCAAACAAGCTCACAGAGGCCAACGCCACCACCAAAGACTTCTTCTTCACCTCCACTGAGCTCTCCAACTTCACCAACGcctgaacaaaagaaagaagaggggCGGTCACCCTCTCCGCAGCCTCTGTTGCGGCCTCTGAGTCCTGAGCGCCCACCATCTCAACTTACTTCATTAGCTGCCCTCGAAAATCAGGTCAAGGGCATAAAGACATCGCTGCAAGTGCCAGCATTGCCTTTTGGCCCCTTCGGCATCGGTCTTTCGTCTGGTTTCGGGCGTTACGATGAACAGTCACTTCTCTTAAATCGAACGCCAGAAGCTGGACAGCGGTCTCCGGCGTTTTCTCCGCGAGCTGGATCTGAACTGTCAACTGGTGACGATAGATCGACTCCAGGGGCGCCTTCGCCGTCTGGTGGAACTTCACCGCCCGTGAACGGCGGGCCGCTAGATTTAACGCCGCGGACTTTGCTGGGTCGGCCAGCCGACAATTTTTCCGGCCGATTCTTCGCCGCGCCGCCGCTGGGAGGGCTGCCGTTTCCGGGAGCAGCGCCCGGCCGCCCGAACACAACATGCCAGATATGCTTCAAGACGTTTGCCTGCAACAGTGCTCTCGAGATCCACTATCGGAGCCACACCAAAGAGCGACCGTTCAAATGCAGCGTCTGCGAGCGGGGCTTCTCCACCAAGGGAAACCTCAAGCAGCACATGCTGACGCACAAGATCAGAGACTTGCCGGCCACCTTGTTCGCTGCCACCCCTACCTCGAGTGCGAGCGCACCGAGTCCGGCACCGAGCCCCGGGCGCTCTATGAGCCCTGCCGATCAGCGACACGGCACCAGTCCCGAGGAGAATCGGACCAAAAGGATGGAGCCGGTGGCCGCTCCGCCGGgcgtgccgccgccgccgccgccgcagcagccCCGACGGCCTCCCGGGCTGCCCAGGCACGTGTGCCACGTGTGCAACAAGCCCTTCTCGAGCTCTAGTTCTCTCCAGATCCACATGCGCACACATACTGGTGACCGGCCCTTCAAGTGCTCTGTGTGCGGCCGCGCTTTCACCACCAAGGGCAACCTCAAAGTGCACATGGGCACGCACATGTGGAACAACGGCAGTTCGCGCCGCGGCCGCCGCATGTCCATTGAGCTCCCGTCGCTGCTGAGTGGTCCCAAGGCCGActtcgcgccgccgccgccgccaccccaCGAGCTCTTTTACCCTTATCTTGGGCCGGCCTACCTTAATGGCATGCTGGGACCGAAGGCGAACGAGATCTCCGTCATCCAGGGCGCCAGCACCGAGCCCCGACCGGGAGACGAGGCCGAGCCGCACAACGGCGCCTGGGCCTGGAAGATGGCCTGCAACTTGTGCGCCAAGATTTGCGGTTCATCGCTCGAGCTCGAGGCTCACCTCAAGGCGCACCACCGCAAGGAACTGGAGGTCCAGTCGCCTGACAACGTGGCCGTCTGA